From Candidatus Anaeroferrophillus wilburensis, a single genomic window includes:
- a CDS encoding response regulator — translation MSTVFGILQTHGGHITCRSQPGKGTTFTVFIPAFLETSDAVLEPKTVADGRHGQGSETILMVDDEEHLREIASEGLTRLGYQLILAASAEEALNIYRNSRDVIDLVVLDISMPGMGGLQCLRALQEIDPMVKVIMASGYFPDKLQNDPLKMGAREYLNKPYKITMLAQKIRQVLDGV, via the coding sequence ATGTCAACGGTGTTCGGCATCCTGCAGACCCATGGCGGCCATATAACTTGTCGCAGCCAACCCGGCAAAGGAACGACTTTTACAGTTTTTATCCCCGCATTTTTAGAAACCAGTGATGCTGTCCTTGAACCGAAGACCGTTGCCGATGGCCGGCATGGACAGGGAAGTGAGACCATTCTCATGGTGGATGACGAAGAACACCTTAGAGAAATTGCCAGTGAAGGCCTGACCCGCTTAGGTTATCAGCTCATCCTTGCAGCCAGCGCCGAGGAAGCTTTGAATATCTATCGGAATTCCAGGGATGTCATTGATCTGGTGGTACTTGACATCAGCATGCCTGGCATGGGCGGTTTGCAGTGCCTGAGGGCTCTGCAGGAAATTGATCCAATGGTCAAAGTAATTATGGCCAGCGGCTATTTCCCTGACAAACTACAGAACGATCCTCTGAAGATGGGGGCCAGAGAGTACCTGAACAAACCTTATAAAATTACCATGTTGGCGCAAAAGATTCGCCAGGTACTGGATGGTGTGTAA